AGCGCGTTTATCTCAGGGGTTGCACGCACCGCATAATTGCCGTATCGAAAATCTGTAACGTTTCAGATTCTGGGAGGAACCGAAATGCGCTATAGACTTTTGACCGCTGCCCTTGCCGCGACGGCCGCGCTTCAGCTTGCCGGCCCGGCGGCCGCCACCGACCTGGAAGTGACCCATTGGTGGACATCGGGCGGCGAGGCGGCGGCGGTTGCGGAATTCGCGAAGGCTTTTGACGCGACCGGCAATCACTGGGTCGACGGCGCCATTGCCGGATCCGGCGGCACGGCACGGCCGATCATGATCAGCCGCATCACCGGCGGCGATCCGATGGGCGCCACCCAGTTCAATCACGGCCGGCAGGCCGAAGAACTGGTGCAGGCCGGCCTGATGCGCGACCTCACCGATGTCGCCACCAAGGGCAAGTGGACGGAAATCGTGCGGCCGAAGAGCCTGCTCGACAGCTGCACCATCGACGGCAAGATCTATTGCGTGCCGGTCAATATCCACTCCTGGCAGTGGTTGTGGCTGTCGAACGAAGCCTTCGAGAAGGCCGGCGTGCCGCTGCCGAAGGACTGGAATGAATTCGTGGCGGCAGCGCCCGCCCTGGAAAAGGCGGGCATCATCCCGCTCGCTGTCGGCGGACAGGCCTGGCAATCTTCCGGCGCCTTCGACGTGCTGCTGGCGGCGGTCGGCGGCACCGACGCGTTCCTTAAGGTCTACAAGGACAAGGATGCCAAGTTCGCCGCCGGGCCCGAGATCGCCAAGGTCTTCAAGGCCGCCGACGATGCCCGCAAGATGGCGAAGAACACCAATGTGCAGGACTGGAACCAGGCAACCAATCTCGTCATCACCGGCAAGGCCGGTGGCCAGATCATGGGTGACTGGGCGCAAGGCGAGTTCCAGGTTGCCGGCAAGGTCGCCGGCAAGGACTATGCCTGCCTGCCGGGCCTCGGTCTGAACGAAGTGATCGCCACCGGCGGCGACGCCTTCTATTTCCCGCTGCTCAAGGATGCCGACAAGTCCAAGGCGCAGGAGGTGTTGGCAGAGACGCTGCTCGACCCTAAGACTCAGGTCGCCTTCAATCTCAAGAAGGGCTCGCTGCCGGTGCGCGGTGACGTCGATCTCAATGCGGCGAACGACTGCATGAAGAAGGGTCTGGCGATCCTCGCCAAGGGCGCCGTCATCCCGTGGACTGACCAACTGCTTTCGCAGGACACCCAGAAGCAGAAGGAAGATCTCTTCGCCGAATTCTTCGCCAAGCCGGACCTGACCATCGAAGACGCGCAGAAACGCTTCGCCGACCTCATCGCTTCGGCAGACTGACGTTGGAGGCAATACACCTCGCTCCCGGTCTTGCGAAAGCAGGGCCGGGATAGCACCGCCCTTACCCAGCCGGCTGACGAGATGAGCAAGAGCGAACGCCCCAACCCGCTGTTCCGCAACCTCAATGCGAAGGTCGCCTCGATCCCGATGATCCTCACCGCGTCGGTGGTTTTCGTCGGCGGCACCGTCTGGACGGTGTTCTATTCCTTCACCAATTCGAAGCTGCTGCCACGGCTGAATTTCGCCGGGCTCGATCAGTATTACCGGCTGTGGGTGACGCCGCGCTGGCTGATCTCGATCGAGAACCTTTTGATCTACGGCGCGATCTCGCTGGTGTTCTCACTGGTCATCGGCTTCCTGCTTGCAGCGCTTCTCGACCAGAAGATCCGTTTCGAGGACACGTTCCGCACCATCTTCCTCTATCCGTTCGCGCTTTCCTTCATCGTCACCGGCCTGGTCTGGCAGTGGCTGCTCAATCCGGATTTCGGCATCCAGCATGTGGTGCGGGACCTCGGCTGGACGAGCTTCAACTTCGACCCGCTATACAATTCCAGCATCGTCATCTACGGCATTTCGATTGCGGCGCTGTGGCAAGGCACCGGGCTCATCATGTGCTTGATGCTGGCCGGCCTGCGCGGCATCGACGAGGACATCTGGAAGGCGGCGCGGGTAGACGGGATCCCGATGTGGAAGACCTATCTGTTCATCGTCATCCCGATGATGCGGCCGGTTTTCATCACCACGCTGGTCATCATCGCGTCGGGCATCGTCAAGGTCTACGACCTCGTTGTCGCCCAGACCAGCGGCGGCCCCGGA
This region of Mesorhizobium sp. C432A genomic DNA includes:
- a CDS encoding ABC transporter substrate-binding protein produces the protein MRYRLLTAALAATAALQLAGPAAATDLEVTHWWTSGGEAAAVAEFAKAFDATGNHWVDGAIAGSGGTARPIMISRITGGDPMGATQFNHGRQAEELVQAGLMRDLTDVATKGKWTEIVRPKSLLDSCTIDGKIYCVPVNIHSWQWLWLSNEAFEKAGVPLPKDWNEFVAAAPALEKAGIIPLAVGGQAWQSSGAFDVLLAAVGGTDAFLKVYKDKDAKFAAGPEIAKVFKAADDARKMAKNTNVQDWNQATNLVITGKAGGQIMGDWAQGEFQVAGKVAGKDYACLPGLGLNEVIATGGDAFYFPLLKDADKSKAQEVLAETLLDPKTQVAFNLKKGSLPVRGDVDLNAANDCMKKGLAILAKGAVIPWTDQLLSQDTQKQKEDLFAEFFAKPDLTIEDAQKRFADLIASAD
- a CDS encoding sugar ABC transporter permease, translating into MSKSERPNPLFRNLNAKVASIPMILTASVVFVGGTVWTVFYSFTNSKLLPRLNFAGLDQYYRLWVTPRWLISIENLLIYGAISLVFSLVIGFLLAALLDQKIRFEDTFRTIFLYPFALSFIVTGLVWQWLLNPDFGIQHVVRDLGWTSFNFDPLYNSSIVIYGISIAALWQGTGLIMCLMLAGLRGIDEDIWKAARVDGIPMWKTYLFIVIPMMRPVFITTLVIIASGIVKVYDLVVAQTSGGPGIASEVPAKYVYDYMFFAQNLGQGFAASTMMLLSVVIVVVPWAYLEFGGRKRG